The DNA segment GGCGGTTGGCGCGGATGGCGGGGTCTTCGTCGTTGACGAGGACATCGGCGAAGAACTGATCGACCGGGCCGCGCAGCTTCGACAGGGCTTCCATGGCCGAGCGGAAATCCTCGCCGGCGATGGCAGCGCTTGCCTCGCTCGAGGCTTGCGTCACGGCGGCATAGAGTGCCTTTTCAGCATCGAGCGTCAGGAGTGCGGGATCGACCGTGGCTGCGACCTGCGTGCCCTTCTTTTCCTCGGCGGCCAGAAGCTGGGTGGCGCGCTTGGTGCCGGCGAGCAGGTTGAGGCCTTCTTCCGAGGTAACAAACGCCGTCAGCGCTTCGACGCGGCGGGCGACCATCAGGAGGTCGTCATTGGCGGCCCCCTCATCCGCCCTTCGGGCACCTTTTCCCCGCTGGGGAGAAGGGATCTCTGCCGCTGCCCCTTGCTCCCTCTTCTCCCCAGCGGGGAGAAGGTGGCCCGAAGGGCCGGATGAGGGGGGCGCAGCCAAAACCGCATCGATCAGGTCATGACGGGCGCCGAGATCGCGCAGGTAGACTTTGAGGCGGTCGTGGAAGAAGGAGATGAGGTCGTTGTCCTCAACGACGGTGGAAAGCGGCAACCGCACCTTCCGCTCCAGCAAAATCCGCACGACACCCAGCGCCGCACGTCGAAGCGCATAGGGGTCCTTGGAGCCGGTCGGCTTTTCGTCAATGGCCCAGAAGCCCACCAGCGTGTCCAGCTTGTCGGCGAGCGCCACGGTCAGGCCGACGGCATCGGCGGGCAGGCGGTCGGATGGACCCTGCGGCTTCCAATGATCTTCGATCGCGGCGGCGACGGAAGCGTCTTCGCCCTGCAAACTCGCGTATTTGCGGCCCATAATGCCCTGGAGTTCGGGGAATTCGCCGACGGCTTCGGTGCGCAGGTCGGCTTTTGCCAGCACGACGGCGCGATCGACCAGTGTCAGATCGGCACCGGTCACCGTTGCGAGTTCTGCGGCCAGCGTGCGGATACGCTGGACGCGTTCTCCTTGGGTGCCGAGCTTGGCATGAAAGGTGACATTCAGCGCATCAAGCTTGGCCATGCGCTGGTCGAGCGGTTTTTTCAGGTCGAGATCGAATTTTGCGGCCGGGGCTTTAAGCGTTTCGAGATCCGGCAGGTTGCCCTGGTCGCGGGTCCAGAAATGCTTGGCGTCGGAGAGACGCGCGCGCACGACCTTGCCATTGCCGTGGATGATTTCCTTGCCGCCGTCCTTGGCCTCGATATTGGCAACGAGGATGAACTTGTTCGACAGGGCACCCTCCCCTTGAGGGGGAGGGTCGGCGCGCAGCGACGGGGTGGGGTGATCCTGTGTGTCCGCCTGACTGTCACCCCCACCCGCGCGTACCGCGCGACCTCCCCCCTCAAGGGGGAGGTGGTCGCCCGGCCGGCGGGTGACGAAGCATTTCTGGTTGGTCTTGATGGTCAGCCGGATGATTTCCGACGGGATCGCCAGGTAATCCTCCTCGAACGCGCCCATCAGCACCTGCGGCCACTCGACGAGGCCGGACACTTCCTCCAGCAGGCCTTCGTCCTCGACCAGTTCAAGACCGCTGGCAAAGGCGATATTGGCGGCGTCGGCGGCGATGATCTGCTTGCGGCGCTCGGCATCGAGCACGACCTTGGCCTTTTCCAGCTTCTCGATGTAATCGGCAAAACGGCGCACGGTGATGGCTTGCGGCGCGTGAAACCGGTGGCCGTAGGTGATGTTCGACGCGGTGATATCGCCGACCGTGAACGGAATGACCTGAGTTTCCTCGTGTTCCGGGCCAAACAGGCAGACGATCGACTGCAGCGGCCGCACCCAGCGTAGCGAGCCCGGCTTGGCGGACGCAGCGCCCGACCGCATCGGATTGCCCCAAGGGAAATTGCGGATGATGCCGGGCATCACCTCGGCAATGATCTCTTCTGCCGGACGGCCGGGCTTGACGATGTGGGCGACATAGAAATCGCCTTTTTTGGGATCGCTGTGCACATGCGCCTGATCGATCGAGGTGAGACCGGCACCGCGCAAGAAGCCCTCGATCGCCTTTTCATTGGCATCGGTGCGCGGACCCTTGCGGTCTTCGCTGACGTCGGCGGAGCGGGTGTTGAGGCCGCGAATATCGAGCGTGAGGCGCCGCGGCGTCCAATATTCCCGCGCCCCCTCATAGGTCAGCCCCGCCTCGACCAGCGCATCGGTCAACAGCTTCTTCAGATCACCGGCAGCCTTGCGCTGCATACGGGCCGGGATTTCCTCGGAGCGGAGTTCAAGCAGAAGATCGGGCATGGAATGAATGCTTTTCTAAGGGATCGTTTGACTGCGGGGGATTTAGCAAGCCCGGCGGGAAAAGTCATCCATTCAATGGCGGAAAAGTCAGCGCTCAGGCCGCATCGCGCACGGGAATGCGCTCAATCTCGGCCCGTTTGCGTTCAGCCTCGATCGTCAGGTCGTAGCTGACCTGCAAATTCATCCAGAGTTCGGGCGTGGTGTCGAAAAACCTGGCAAGACGCAGCGCGGTATCGGAGGTCACGCCAGTCTTGCCCGTAACGATCCGTTCGATGCGGGTTCTTGGGACATTCAGCTTCTTGGCGAGCGTTCCCGCGCTTATATCCAGCGGCTCGAGATAGAGATCCTTGAGAATCTCGCCCGGATGGATGGCCGGCAGGCCGATATCGTTCATCTGACAGTCCCTACTCTCAATGGTAATCAACGATTTCCACGTCATCGGCGCCGCCATTCGACCACACGAAACAGATGCGCCATTGCTGATTGATACGGATCGAATACTGACCTTCACGGTCTCCCGACAATTTCTCCAGCCGATTGCCGGGAGGCGAGCGCAGGTCCTTCACGTCGCAGGCTGCATTCAACAACACCAGCAATTGCTGGGCACGCCGGACGAGATCGGTGGGAAACCCCTTCTTCATACTGCCATCGGCCAGGGCCGCAGATATCTTGCCCTT comes from the Pararhizobium qamdonense genome and includes:
- a CDS encoding glycine--tRNA ligase subunit beta, whose amino-acid sequence is MPDLLLELRSEEIPARMQRKAAGDLKKLLTDALVEAGLTYEGAREYWTPRRLTLDIRGLNTRSADVSEDRKGPRTDANEKAIEGFLRGAGLTSIDQAHVHSDPKKGDFYVAHIVKPGRPAEEIIAEVMPGIIRNFPWGNPMRSGAASAKPGSLRWVRPLQSIVCLFGPEHEETQVIPFTVGDITASNITYGHRFHAPQAITVRRFADYIEKLEKAKVVLDAERRKQIIAADAANIAFASGLELVEDEGLLEEVSGLVEWPQVLMGAFEEDYLAIPSEIIRLTIKTNQKCFVTRRPGDHLPLEGGGRAVRAGGGDSQADTQDHPTPSLRADPPPQGEGALSNKFILVANIEAKDGGKEIIHGNGKVVRARLSDAKHFWTRDQGNLPDLETLKAPAAKFDLDLKKPLDQRMAKLDALNVTFHAKLGTQGERVQRIRTLAAELATVTGADLTLVDRAVVLAKADLRTEAVGEFPELQGIMGRKYASLQGEDASVAAAIEDHWKPQGPSDRLPADAVGLTVALADKLDTLVGFWAIDEKPTGSKDPYALRRAALGVVRILLERKVRLPLSTVVEDNDLISFFHDRLKVYLRDLGARHDLIDAVLAAPPSSGPSGHLLPAGEKREQGAAAEIPSPQRGKGARRADEGAANDDLLMVARRVEALTAFVTSEEGLNLLAGTKRATQLLAAEEKKGTQVAATVDPALLTLDAEKALYAAVTQASSEASAAIAGEDFRSAMEALSKLRGPVDQFFADVLVNDEDPAIRANRLALLGLIRAATGTVADFSKISG
- a CDS encoding HigA family addiction module antitoxin; the encoded protein is MNDIGLPAIHPGEILKDLYLEPLDISAGTLAKKLNVPRTRIERIVTGKTGVTSDTALRLARFFDTTPELWMNLQVSYDLTIEAERKRAEIERIPVRDAA
- a CDS encoding type II toxin-antitoxin system RelE/ParE family toxin, whose translation is MIRSFKGKISAALADGSMKKGFPTDLVRRAQQLLVLLNAACDVKDLRSPPGNRLEKLSGDREGQYSIRINQQWRICFVWSNGGADDVEIVDYH